In a genomic window of Rhinolophus ferrumequinum isolate MPI-CBG mRhiFer1 chromosome 2, mRhiFer1_v1.p, whole genome shotgun sequence:
- the LCA5L gene encoding lebercilin-like protein: MSLAGTTETYVDEYFPSVALENPKTSADYRSSPSTADLPRNSNASDRSVDYSKSQCSCGSFNSHYDYSEDFVSECSETAVNRSYLEKPVVKEKKEKKKYNVHKISQLKGQKEISVGKKHNWNAPFLNPKINMVTQRRDTMTHHILSARLNKIKELKNELADIHRKWEATVIENQILKQLQVRHLKAIGKYENSQNNVPQIVVKHQSEVKNLRQLLRKSKEEERIVSRKLRETDSKLLKTKDALQALQKLSEDKNLAEREELTQRLATLTIKMEANDKTIQSLEKQLRLNNKAFHRQLAIESQKTSAAQTAKNTLQMEVKHLHQQLKEKDRELEIKNIYANRILRNLHDKEDYPKVSSTKSIQADRKSVLFTTMRHQETQKSEDGPCLTTKGKKTKGNTGHKEKSTDIVHAIPHYVSNPPNQEDSKRKYENLSKEEEHLEVQPPLENTGRQGDKKEDQEKKTTLAKEEQEVPPKRIQVIHPEREGHQEHDTVKEKFQRSLQINDMDEIPSKNAAPNTKIPPKQRKHYSFTEAIENLHNGLPASGGPANHGTSKSNHGPGKHCREGEDLKPEHSGYQPSFGKPSRTRAKDTTFRDKKSSLMEELFGSGCVFKDDQTSTAIIKGSEETLKSKRMHHLSPNQASSSHAFGDSKVTVVNSIKSSSPTEEKTEIII, from the exons ATGTCTTTGGCTGGTACAACAGAAACCTATGTAGATGAGTATTTCCCCAGTGTGGCCTTAGAAAACCCCAAGACATCAGCAGACTACAGGAGCAGCCCGAGCACAGCTGATCTTCCAAGGAACAGTAACGCTTCCGATAGGAGTGTCGATTACAGCAAATCTCAGTGTTCCTGTGGAAGTTTCAATTCTCACTATGATTATTCAGAAGACTTTGTTTCCGAGTGTTCAGAAACAGCTGTTAATAGAAGTTATTTAGAGAAACCtgtggtgaaagaaaaaaaggagaagaaaaaatacaatgtTCATAAAATCTCCCAACTTAAAG GCCAGAAGGAAATCTCAGTTGGAAAAAAGCACAACTGGAATGCACcatttttaaatcctaaaatcAATATGGTTACCCAAAGAAGAGATACTATGACTCATCACATCCTCTCAGCAAGGCTTAATAagattaaagaactaaaaaatgaATTAGCTGATATACATCGTAAATGGGAAGCCACAGTCATAGAAAACCAAATTTTGAAACAACTTCAGGTTAGGCACTTGAAAGCTATAGGCAAATACGAGAATTCACAAAATAATGTACCTCAGATTGTGGTTAAACATCAGAGTGAAGTAAAAAATTTAAGGCAGCTACTTAGGAAAtccaaggaagaggaaagaattgTATCTAGGAAACTTAGAGAAACGGACAGCAAATTACTGAAGACTAAGGACGCCTTGCAGGCACTGCAGAAACTTTCTGAAGACAAAAATCTTGCAGAGAGAGAAGAACTTACTCAAAGATTGGCTACTCTTACGATAAAAATGGAGGCAAATGACAAAACAATACAG AGCTTGGAGAAACAACTGAGGTTGAACAATAAAGCCTTCCATCGGCAGCTGGCCATCGAGAGCCAGAAGACTTCAGCAGCTCAAACAGCTAAGAACACCCTCCAAATGGAAGTGAAACACCTTCACCAACAACTTAAG GAGAAGGATCGAGagcttgaaattaaaaacatctatGCTAATCGGATACTTAGAAATTTACATGACAAAGAAGATTATCCCAAAG tttcttcaacaaaatcAATACAAGCAGACAGGAAAAGTGTTTTATTTACAACTATGAGACACCAGGAAACCCAAAAATCAGAAGACGGTCCCTGTTTGACAACTAAG ggtaaaaagacaaaaggaaacactggtcataaagaaaaatcaactgaC ATCGTCCATGCGATTCCTCACTATGTCAGTAACCCACCAAACCAAGAGGATTCcaagagaaaatatgaaa ACTTATCAAAGGAAGAGGAACATTTGGAAGTACAGCCACCTCTGGAGAATACTGGAAGACAAGGAGACAAAAAAGAagatcaagaaaagaaaaccactttAGCAAAAGAAGAACAGGAAGTACCACCAAAAAGAATCCAAGTCATTCATCCTGAAAGGGAAGGCCACCAGGAACATGATACAgtaaaagaaaagtttcaaagaagCCTACAAATAAATGACATGGATGAGATACCTAGTAAAAATGCTGCTCCAAATACCAAAATACCCCCCAAACAAAGAAAGCATTATTCATTCACAGAAGCTATTGAAAATTTGCATAATGGTCTTCCTGCTTCCGGGGGACCAGCCAATCACGGTACCTCCAAAAGCAATCACGGTCCGGGCAAACATTGCAGGGAAGGGGAAGACCTGAAGCCAGAGCACAGCGGGTACCAGCCCTCTTTTGGTAAGCCTTCCAGAACAAGAGCAAAGGACACCACTTTCAGAGACAAGAAGAGCAGTCTAATGGAAGAGCTCTTTGGATCAGGTTGTGTCTTTAAAGATGACCAAACAAGCACTGCGATCATTAAAGGATCTGAGGAGACTTTGAAAAGTAAGAGGATGCATCATTTATCTCCTAATCAGGCCTCCTCCAGCCATGCTTTTGGAGATTCGAAAGTAACTGTGGTAAATTCTATTAAGTCATCTTCACCTACAGAAGAAAAAACCgaaataattatttga